The proteins below come from a single Gimesia alba genomic window:
- a CDS encoding formylmethanofuran dehydrogenase subunit A: MSVSRIKNGTIYDPANGVNGEVRDLWIQDGKIISTPPNADTFSGKTLDATGYVVMPGGIDMHCHIAGPKVNAGRKMTPEMKRNAPPIYRSEHTRSGTGGVVPSTFATGYLFASIGYTTAMDAAIPGLHARHAHEELQDTPILDKGFYLLFGNNHFVMKHLRNQDEKALDSYCSWLLESAKGYTIKIVNPGGVEDWKQISRKSIKELDSPVQNFGVTPRQIVRGLAGTADRLKLPHSVHIHCNNLGIPGNWETTLNTMESLEGHRGHLAHVQFHSYDGDPNDPTSFSSATQKLVDYVNSHENITVDVGHINPGLTLSMTGDTPFSQFLHNINRNKWYTADCELESSCGVIPIEYRPQRSLINAVQWAIALEWYLLMEDPWRVIMTSDHPNGGAFYHYPEIIYLLMDKSFRQEFLSQMPEEIRERSVLADLEREYSLYEIAIITRAAPARVLGMKDKGQLGVGADADITIYSPQQNRQEMFERPRWVFKDGQLVVADGEIQEHQFGRTFFTAPDFDQEFLPHIKEWFDENYSIRFRNYQIEKQEIPQAEQVTCGQK, encoded by the coding sequence TTTCCCGAATTAAAAATGGAACGATTTACGATCCTGCCAACGGCGTGAACGGCGAAGTGCGCGACTTGTGGATTCAGGACGGCAAAATCATTTCTACTCCCCCCAACGCAGATACATTTTCGGGAAAAACACTGGATGCGACCGGTTATGTGGTGATGCCGGGCGGGATCGATATGCACTGTCATATCGCGGGTCCGAAAGTCAACGCCGGACGCAAAATGACGCCCGAGATGAAACGCAACGCCCCCCCTATTTATCGTAGCGAACATACACGTTCCGGAACGGGAGGCGTGGTTCCCAGCACATTCGCCACCGGATATCTGTTCGCCAGTATCGGCTATACCACCGCCATGGATGCCGCGATCCCCGGTCTGCACGCACGACATGCACATGAAGAACTGCAGGATACGCCCATTCTGGACAAGGGTTTTTACCTGCTGTTCGGCAACAACCATTTCGTGATGAAGCATCTACGGAATCAGGATGAGAAAGCCCTGGACTCTTATTGCAGCTGGCTATTGGAATCAGCCAAAGGTTACACGATCAAAATTGTGAATCCAGGCGGTGTTGAAGACTGGAAACAAATCAGTCGTAAATCAATAAAGGAACTGGATTCTCCCGTTCAGAATTTCGGCGTCACTCCCCGACAGATTGTGCGCGGCCTGGCCGGTACAGCCGACCGACTGAAACTGCCGCACTCCGTACATATTCACTGTAACAATCTGGGAATCCCCGGAAACTGGGAAACCACGTTGAATACAATGGAGTCGCTGGAAGGTCACCGCGGACATCTGGCCCATGTCCAGTTTCATTCGTATGACGGTGATCCGAATGACCCGACCAGTTTTTCCTCGGCGACACAGAAACTGGTCGACTATGTCAACTCCCATGAAAACATCACCGTCGATGTCGGTCATATCAACCCCGGATTGACGCTCTCAATGACGGGGGACACCCCCTTCAGTCAATTTTTGCATAACATTAACCGCAACAAGTGGTATACCGCCGACTGTGAACTGGAAAGCAGTTGTGGCGTGATTCCAATTGAATACCGCCCGCAACGCAGCTTAATCAATGCCGTCCAATGGGCCATCGCACTGGAATGGTATCTATTGATGGAAGATCCCTGGCGGGTAATCATGACCAGCGACCATCCGAATGGAGGGGCGTTCTATCATTATCCGGAGATCATTTATCTGCTGATGGATAAGAGTTTCCGTCAGGAATTTCTGTCTCAGATGCCGGAAGAAATTCGCGAACGAAGTGTATTGGCTGATCTGGAGCGTGAATACTCGCTCTACGAAATCGCCATCATCACGCGTGCCGCCCCCGCCCGTGTTCTGGGTATGAAAGACAAAGGACAGCTGGGCGTGGGAGCAGATGCTGACATTACCATCTATTCACCTCAACAAAACCGTCAGGAAATGTTTGAACGCCCGCGCTGGGTCTTTAAAGATGGTCAACTTGTCGTAGCGGACGGAGAAATTCAGGAACATCAGTTCGGCCGAACCTTTTTTACAGCGCCCGATTTTGATCAGGAATTTTTACCGCATATCAAAGAATGGTTTGACGAGAACTACTCGATCCGGTTCCGTAACTACCAGATTGAGAAGCAGGAAATTCCTCAAGCAGAACAAGTCACTTGCGGACAAAAATAG